A DNA window from Halichondria panicea chromosome 16, odHalPani1.1, whole genome shotgun sequence contains the following coding sequences:
- the LOC135350392 gene encoding transcriptional regulator QRICH1-like, producing MDTDEDLGLDKLFSEEILGLIMTEPIDPALYDINVEAELATLSTEQRKEEELDEPTEPAQSSLPNSKRMKLSSSSASTSKQVRAFAPQLTKYEMEKLKKSAIPNSTTSDTKYCFKLWNDWCEYRLKCHGDVIPLLSDLKSKELSENLKCFIFQIRKNDGSEFPPDTLHHIVSGIQRYLRWNENPGIDLFKDACFADFRMCLDSEMKRLQRAGLGSQKKKAEPLTEEEEELLWNKGLLGCKTPQALVDTVLFMNGVYFALRSGSEHRQLRSEPCQIQVIEVEGQRSYLKYTEDISKNRPGGLKGRKLKPKVVSHYNNPENPERCFVRLFKLYQQLLPKDCPKNSFYFRALKNPTPTTWFSNKPIGHNTLDQTVARLCSAASIKGYRTNHSLRATAATRLYNAGVDEQMIMETTGHRSLEGVRSYKRTSECQKKSVSDILNVKPINILAHTDHSQMVMQQSQTNCCQFMPPNFNFSSCNVTINLTSNNQRINSD from the coding sequence ATGGACACGGACGAAGACCTAGGCCTAgacaagctcttttctgaagAAATACTCGGCTTAATAATGACCGAGCCCATAGACCCCGCCCTCTATGACATAAATGTGGAGGCGGAGCTGGCTACTCTTTCTACAGAACAAAGAaaggaggaggagctggacGAGCCAACAGAACCTGCACAATCTTCTCTACCTAACTCAAAGCGAATGAAGCTTTCTTCAAGCAGTGCCTCTACCTCCAAGCAAGTGCGTGCATTTGCACCTCAATTAACAAAATATGAGATGGAAAAATTGAAGAAGAGTGCTATTCCTAATAGCACAACTTCAGATACAAAGTACTGCTTCAAGCTATGGAATGACTGGTGTGAGTACCGATTAAAGTGCCATGGGGATGTTATTCCACTATTGAGTGACCTGAAATCCAAGGAACTATCCGAGAACCTGAAATGCTTCATTTTTCAGATTCGGAAGAACGATGGCTCAGAATTTCCCCCTGATACACTGCACCACATTGTGAGCGGCATACAGAGGTATTTGCGATGGAATGAAAATCCCGGGATTGACCTGTTCAAGGATGCTTGTTTTGCTGACTTTCGAATGTGCCTAGACTCCGAAATGAAGCGCTTGCAGAGAGCTGGACTAGGGTCACAAAAGAAGAAGGCTGAACCTCTaacagaagaagaagaagaactTCTATGGAACAAAGGTCTTCTTGGATGCAAAACTCCACAAGCACTGGTTGATACGGTACTTTTTATGAATGGTGTCTACTTTGCTCTACGAAGTGGTAGCGAACATCGTCAATTGAGGTCAGAACCATGCCAAATTCAAGTAATTGAAGTTGAAGGACAGCGGTCGTATTTGAAATACACAGAAGACATATCTAAAAATCGACCAGGAGGCTTGAAAGGCAGGAAACTCAAGCCAAAAGTAGTGTCTCACTACAACAATCCCGAAAACCCTGAAAGATGCTTTGTTCGCCTATTCAAGCTTTACCAACAGCTCCTGCCAAAAGATTGTCCTAAAAATTCATTTTACTTTCGAGCCTTGAAAAACCCAACACCTACTACTTGGTTTTCGAACAAACCAATTGGCCACAATACGCTGGACCAAACAGTGGCTCGACTATGCTCTGCAGCTAGTATTAAGGGGTACCGAACGAATCATTCTCTCCGTgcaactgctgctactagaCTCTACAACGCTGGAGTAGACGAACAAATGATAATGGAAACAACTGGACACCGAAGCTTGGAAGGAGTTCGCAGCTACAAGAGAACTTCTGAGTGTCAAAAGAAGTCAGTTTCAGACATCCTCAACGTAAAGCCAATTAACATACTGGCACACACTGATCACTCACAGATGGTAATGCAACAGTCACAAACCAACTGCTGTCAATTTATGCCTCCAAACTTTAACTTTAGTAGCTGCAATGTTACCATCAATCTTACATCCAACAACCAACGTATTAACAGCgactga